One genomic segment of Scophthalmus maximus strain ysfricsl-2021 chromosome 3, ASM2237912v1, whole genome shotgun sequence includes these proteins:
- the myt1b gene encoding myelin transcription factor 1 isoform X3: MYSRDLHLKVNRSSIAVLTCSDCDQAMKDCEFSEKENEFRGELVNQRWTRGERTSSRCQASQRLQSRRPIMMSIEGDDKRTRTRSKGIRVPIELVGQELSCPTPGCNGSGHISGRYSRHRSILGCPIARKRRLEEAEAEQEQEETERPASKRKSHPLKLTLDEGFSAESDASSEAEGEGEKDGENAGDAKEEEEQEQEQEEDREAVADEEGEGMTEDLMQESQTNGQEVEMQSQQKEEEGRTKEEDTHQKEENSVIADEEEECVIIEPELRAAPPASEESQSPSPSGEVAGNSLFHAGRVSDNTAPTVAIQLPVAMETEVTVAAKWGEDVKDKPEGDMSNGGEEEEEAAHRVQVLEGSSVLQKEAAEVEAAEFEQEVEDEQGECEDGSHHVSRDNHQYLTADVPHEEVKDEEEEEEEEEGEEEEEMAVPAQHRQDTLALLEEDEERDEEDLRNHVLPLPDVPTVIRTITSTAAAQGTHITAEDHRAGPLEAYSLHRASPLDKCDSHGPSPLHSYKASPPLSYSSHRASPLEDYFPNPRVENYKIHKASSSASPDIIEVRSDKSEEKDFEDVDGDDERDDEDSLSQRSTVTDESEMFDMTRGNLGLLEQAIALKAEQVRPAGPRELLRAPDIHHQRYFTMEDRPKHLDIIRKSYFSKESSKPEKREIKCPTPGCDGTGHVTGLYPHHRSLSGCPHKDRIPPEILAMHENVLKCPTPGCTGQGHVNSNRNTHRSLSGCPIAAAEKLTKGHDKQHLSQPGSEHLKGSPNDRVLRPMCFVKQLEVPAYGSYRPNMAPATPRANLAKELEKYSKVTFDYASFDAQVFGKRLLAPKMPTSETSPKAFKTKPSFPKSSSPSLSLHGYGKSSTLAYDYSQDAEAAHMAATAILNLSTRCWEKPENLSTKAQNKEMDIEVDENGTLDLSMKKPFKREGSLSATSPGVRSPDPSSSSASSLHHGGSSGMTSPNLHAYKQEDWEGPLDYTKPNRQREEEVDEMEHTGQSFVSSDPEDCDMMQECLEDRKYPGEVTTPSFKVKFQPKDSKKELLSCPTPGCDGSGHITGNYASHRRCPTPGCDGSGHITGNYASHRSISGCPRAKKSGIKTPTKDNQEDSELLKCPVPGCDSLGHISGKYATHRSAYGCPLAARRQKEGVLNGTPFNWKAFKTEGPTCPTPGCDGSGHANGSFLTHRSLSGCPRALFAKKKAKFPTEEYLSTKFRASDVLDNDEDIKQLNKEINDLNESNNEMEADMVNLQTQISSMEKNLKSIEHENKMIEEQNEALFMELSGLSRALIRSLANIRLPHMQEPLTEQNFDSYVSTLTDMYTNKDCFQSPENKALLESINKAVKGIKV; encoded by the exons AAAATGAGTTTCGGGGCGAGCTGGTGAACCAGCGGTGGACACGAGGCGAGAGGACCAGCAGCCGCTGTCAGGCCTCCCAGAGACTGCAGAGCCGTCGACCAATCATG ATGAGCATAGAGGGTGATGACAAGCGGACTCGCACTCGGTCCAAGGGCATCAGAG TTCCCATTGAGCTCGTAGGACAAGAGCTGAG CTGCCCCACCCCTGGATGCAATGGCTCTGGCCATATCAGTGGGAGATACTCGCGACACAGAAG CATTTTGGGTTGCCCCATAGCCAGAAAGCGGCGTCTGGAGGAAGCAGAGGccgagcaggagcaggaggaaacagagcGGCCTGCCTCCAAGAGAAAGTCCCACCCCCTGAAGCTGACCCTGGACGAGGGCTTCAGCGCAGAAAGTGACGCCAGCAGCGAGgccgagggagagggagaaaaggatgGCGAGAACGCAGGAGACGccaaggaggaagaggagcaggagcaggagcaggaggaggacagggaggcagttgcagatgaggagggagagggaatgaCAGAAGACCTGATGCAGGAGAGCCAGACAAatggacaggaagtggagatgcagagtcaacagaaagaggaggaagggaggacgAAAGAGGAAGACACACATCAGAAAGAGGAGAACTCAGTAATAGCTGATGAAG aggaggagtgtgtgatcATCGAGCCTGAGCTCAGAGCAGCGCCACCTGCATCCGAGGAGTCTCAGTCTCCTTCTCCGAGCGGCGAAGTTGCAGGCAACTCTCTCTTCCACGCTGGCCGGGTTTCCGACAACACTGCTCCAACTGTGGCCATTCAACTgcctgttgctatggagacgGAAGTCACCGTGGCAGCCAAGTGGGGCGAAGACGTAAAGGACAAGCCGGAGGGGGACATGAGTaatgggggagaggaagaggaagaggcagcgCACAGAGTTCAAGTGTTGGAAGGATCATCTGTTCTGCAGAAGGAAGCGGCTGAAGTGGAGGCAGCGGAGTTcgagcaggaggtggaggatgagcaAGGAGAATGCGAAGACGGGAGCCACCATGTGAGCCGGGATAACCACCAGTATCTGACCGCAGATGTCCCTCATGAAGAAGtcaaagatgaagaggaggaggaggaggaggaagagggggaagaggaggaagagatggcaGTGCCAGCGCAGCATAGGCAGGACACCTTAGCATTActagaggaggatgaggagagagatgaagaggaccTAAGGAACCATGTTCTGCCCCTTCCTGATGTGCCAACTGTCATCCGCACCATCACCAGCACCGCAGCAGCTCAGGGAACACACATCACGGCTGAAGACCACAGGGCCGGGCCTCTGGAGGCCTACAGCTTGCACAGGGCAAGTCCCCTAGACAAATGTGACTCTCATGGACCTAGCCCTCTTCACAGTTACAAGGCCAGCCCGCCTTTAAGCTACAGCTCCCACAGGGCCAGTCCGCTGGAGGACTACTTTCCCAACCCCAGAGTTGAGAACTATAAAATCCACAAAGCTTCGTCCTCAGCCTCTCCCGACATTATCGAGGTGCGATCCGATAAGTCGGAGGAGAAAGACTTTGAAGACGTGGACGGGGACGACGAGCGCGACGACGAAGACAGCCTGTCGCAGCGCTCCACCGTGACCGACGAGTCCGAGATGTTTGACATGACCCGAGGAAACCTAGGCCTGCTGGAGCAGGCCATTGCCCTGAAGGCAGAGCAGGTGAGGCCAGCTGGGCCCAGAGAGCTACTCCGTGCCCCAGATATCCACCACCAGCGATACTTCACCATGGAGGACAGACCCAAGCACCTGGACATCATCCGCAAGAGCTACTTCAGCAAAG AGAGCAGTAAGCCAGAGAAGAGGGAGATCAAGTGTCCGACCCCGGGGTGTGATGGGACGGGTCACGTGACCGGCCTTTACCCCCACCACCGCAGCCTGTCAGGCTGCCCGCACAAGGACAGGATCCCCCCGGAGA TTCTGGCCATGCATGAGAATGTGCTGAAGTGTCCAACTCCTGGCTGCACCGGTCAGGGCCACGTTAACAGCAACCGCAACACACACCGCAG CCTTTCCGGATGCCCCATTGCTGCTGCAGAGAAGCTGACAAAGGGCCACGATAAGCAGCATCTCTCTCAGCCAGGCAGCGAGCACCTGAAAGGAAGTCCCAACGACAGAGTGTTGAG gcCCATGTGCTTTGTGAAGCAGCTGGAGGTGCCCGCGTACGGCAGCTACAGGCCTAACATGGCACCTGCCACACCTCGCGCCAACCTGGCCAAGGAGCTGGAGAAGTACTCCAAGGTAACCTTCGATTATGCAAGCTTCGACGCGCAAGTGTTCGGGAAGCGCCTGCTTGCTCCAAAGATGCCCACCAGCGAAACCTCACCCAAAGCCTTCAAAA CTAAGCCCTCGTTCCCCAAGTCCTCGTCGCCCAGCCTCAGTCTCCACGGTTACGGAAAGAGCTCCACCTTGGCCTATGACTACTCCCAGGATGCCGAGGCCGCTCACATGGCTGCCACTGCCATCCTCAATCTGTCCACGCGCTGCTGGGAGAAACCTGAGAACCTCAGCACCAAAGCCCAAAACAAG GAAATGGACATTGAGGTGGATGAGAATGGCACCTTGGACCTGAGTATGAAGAAGCCCTTTAAACGAGAGGGCAGTCTGTCCGCCACCAGCCCTGGGGTGCGGTCCCCggacccttcctcctcctccgcctcctcgctGCATCACGGTGGAAGCAGTGGGATGACATCACCGAACCTACACGCCTACAAGCAGGAGGATTGGGAGGGACCTCTGGATTACACCAAACCCAACCGccaaagggaggaggaagtggacgaG ATGGAGCACACTGGCCAGTCATTCGTCTCGTCTGACCCGGAGGACTGCGACATGATGCAGGAATGTCTAGAGGACAGGAAGTACCCGGGTGAGGTCACGACCCCGAGCTTCAAGGTCAAGTTCCAGCCCAAGGATAGCAAGAAAGAGCTTCTCTC GTGCCCGACACCTGGTTGTGATGGCAGTGGCCACATCACTGGAAACTATGCGTCCCATCGCAG ATGCCCCACTCCAGGTTGTGACGGCTCCGGTCACATCACAGGAAACTACGCCTCCCACAGAag TATCTCTGGGTGCCCGCGTGCCAAGAAAAGTGGAATTAAAACTCCTACCAAGGACAACCAGGAGGACTCCGAGCTTTTAAA GTGCCCCGTGCCGGGCTGCGACAGCCTGGGCCACATTAGCGGGAAGTACGCCACGCACCGCAGCGCCTACGGGTGTCCGCTGGCGGCCCGCAGACAGAAGGAGGGCGTCTTGAATGGCACACCCTTCAACTGGAAGGCCTTCAAGACTGAGGGGCCGACCTGTCCCACCCCAGGCTGTGATGGCTCCGGACATGCTAATGGGAGCTTCCTCACACACCGCAG CCTCTCAGGATGCCCCAGAGCCTTGTTCGCCAAGAAGAAGGCCAAGTTCCCCACAGAGGAATACCTGAGCACCAAGTTCAGAGCTAGTGATG TTTTGGACAACGATGAGGACATCAAGCAACTCAACAAAGAGATTAACGACCTGAATGAGTCCAACAATGAAATGGAGGCTGACATGGTCAACCTGCAGactcag ATCTCCTCCATGGAGAAGAACCTGAAGAGCATCGAGCACGAGAACAAGATGATTGAGGAGCAGAACGAGGCTCTCTTCATGGAGCTGTCTGGTCTTAGCCGCGCCCTGATCCGCAGCCTGGCTAACATACGCCTGCCACACATG CAGGAGCCGCTCACCGAGCAGAACTTCGACAGCTATGTGAGCACCCTGACCGACATGTACACCAACAAGGACTGCTTCCAGAGCCCAGAGAACAAGGCTCTGCTGGAGAGCATCAACAAAGCTGTGAAGGGCATCAAAGTCTGA
- the myt1b gene encoding myelin transcription factor 1 isoform X1, with the protein MYSRDLHLKVNRSSIAVLTCSDCDQAMKDCEFSEKENEFRGELVNQRWTRGERTSSRCQASQRLQSRRPIMMSIEGDDKRTRTRSKGIRVPIELVGQELSCPTPGCNGSGHISGRYSRHRSILGCPIARKRRLEEAEAEQEQEETERPASKRKSHPLKLTLDEGFSAESDASSEAEGEGEKDGENAGDAKEEEEQEQEQEEDREAVADEEGEGMTEDLMQESQTNGQEVEMQSQQKEEEGRTKEEDTHQKEENSVIADEEEECVIIEPELRAAPPASEESQSPSPSGEVAGNSLFHAGRVSDNTAPTVAIQLPVAMETEVTVAAKWGEDVKDKPEGDMSNGGEEEEEAAHRVQVLEGSSVLQKEAAEVEAAEFEQEVEDEQGECEDGSHHVSRDNHQYLTADVPHEEVKDEEEEEEEEEGEEEEEMAVPAQHRQDTLALLEEDEERDEEDLRNHVLPLPDVPTVIRTITSTAAAQGTHITAEDHRAGPLEAYSLHRASPLDKCDSHGPSPLHSYKASPPLSYSSHRASPLEDYFPNPRVENYKIHKASSSASPDIIEVRSDKSEEKDFEDVDGDDERDDEDSLSQRSTVTDESEMFDMTRGNLGLLEQAIALKAEQVRPAGPRELLRAPDIHHQRYFTMEDRPKHLDIIRKSYFSKESSKPEKREIKCPTPGCDGTGHVTGLYPHHRSLSGCPHKDRIPPEILAMHENVLKCPTPGCTGQGHVNSNRNTHRSLSGCPIAAAEKLTKGHDKQHLSQPGSEHLKGSPNDRVLRPMCFVKQLEVPAYGSYRPNMAPATPRANLAKELEKYSKVTFDYASFDAQVFGKRLLAPKMPTSETSPKAFKTKPSFPKSSSPSLSLHGYGKSSTLAYDYSQDAEAAHMAATAILNLSTRCWEKPENLSTKAQNKEMDIEVDENGTLDLSMKKPFKREGSLSATSPGVRSPDPSSSSASSLHHGGSSGMTSPNLHAYKQEDWEGPLDYTKPNRQREEEVDEMEHTGQSFVSSDPEDCDMMQECLEDRKYPGEVTTPSFKVKFQPKDSKKELLSCPTPGCDGSGHITGNYASHRSLSGCPLADKSLRSLMAAHTPELKCPTPGCDGSGHITGNYASHRSISGCPRAKKSGIKTPTKDNQEDSELLKCPVPGCDSLGHISGKYATHRSAYGCPLAARRQKEGVLNGTPFNWKAFKTEGPTCPTPGCDGSGHANGSFLTHRSLSGCPRALFAKKKAKFPTEEYLSTKFRASDVLDNDEDIKQLNKEINDLNESNNEMEADMVNLQTQISSMEKNLKSIEHENKMIEEQNEALFMELSGLSRALIRSLANIRLPHMEPLTEQNFDSYVSTLTDMYTNKDCFQSPENKALLESINKAVKGIKV; encoded by the exons AAAATGAGTTTCGGGGCGAGCTGGTGAACCAGCGGTGGACACGAGGCGAGAGGACCAGCAGCCGCTGTCAGGCCTCCCAGAGACTGCAGAGCCGTCGACCAATCATG ATGAGCATAGAGGGTGATGACAAGCGGACTCGCACTCGGTCCAAGGGCATCAGAG TTCCCATTGAGCTCGTAGGACAAGAGCTGAG CTGCCCCACCCCTGGATGCAATGGCTCTGGCCATATCAGTGGGAGATACTCGCGACACAGAAG CATTTTGGGTTGCCCCATAGCCAGAAAGCGGCGTCTGGAGGAAGCAGAGGccgagcaggagcaggaggaaacagagcGGCCTGCCTCCAAGAGAAAGTCCCACCCCCTGAAGCTGACCCTGGACGAGGGCTTCAGCGCAGAAAGTGACGCCAGCAGCGAGgccgagggagagggagaaaaggatgGCGAGAACGCAGGAGACGccaaggaggaagaggagcaggagcaggagcaggaggaggacagggaggcagttgcagatgaggagggagagggaatgaCAGAAGACCTGATGCAGGAGAGCCAGACAAatggacaggaagtggagatgcagagtcaacagaaagaggaggaagggaggacgAAAGAGGAAGACACACATCAGAAAGAGGAGAACTCAGTAATAGCTGATGAAG aggaggagtgtgtgatcATCGAGCCTGAGCTCAGAGCAGCGCCACCTGCATCCGAGGAGTCTCAGTCTCCTTCTCCGAGCGGCGAAGTTGCAGGCAACTCTCTCTTCCACGCTGGCCGGGTTTCCGACAACACTGCTCCAACTGTGGCCATTCAACTgcctgttgctatggagacgGAAGTCACCGTGGCAGCCAAGTGGGGCGAAGACGTAAAGGACAAGCCGGAGGGGGACATGAGTaatgggggagaggaagaggaagaggcagcgCACAGAGTTCAAGTGTTGGAAGGATCATCTGTTCTGCAGAAGGAAGCGGCTGAAGTGGAGGCAGCGGAGTTcgagcaggaggtggaggatgagcaAGGAGAATGCGAAGACGGGAGCCACCATGTGAGCCGGGATAACCACCAGTATCTGACCGCAGATGTCCCTCATGAAGAAGtcaaagatgaagaggaggaggaggaggaggaagagggggaagaggaggaagagatggcaGTGCCAGCGCAGCATAGGCAGGACACCTTAGCATTActagaggaggatgaggagagagatgaagaggaccTAAGGAACCATGTTCTGCCCCTTCCTGATGTGCCAACTGTCATCCGCACCATCACCAGCACCGCAGCAGCTCAGGGAACACACATCACGGCTGAAGACCACAGGGCCGGGCCTCTGGAGGCCTACAGCTTGCACAGGGCAAGTCCCCTAGACAAATGTGACTCTCATGGACCTAGCCCTCTTCACAGTTACAAGGCCAGCCCGCCTTTAAGCTACAGCTCCCACAGGGCCAGTCCGCTGGAGGACTACTTTCCCAACCCCAGAGTTGAGAACTATAAAATCCACAAAGCTTCGTCCTCAGCCTCTCCCGACATTATCGAGGTGCGATCCGATAAGTCGGAGGAGAAAGACTTTGAAGACGTGGACGGGGACGACGAGCGCGACGACGAAGACAGCCTGTCGCAGCGCTCCACCGTGACCGACGAGTCCGAGATGTTTGACATGACCCGAGGAAACCTAGGCCTGCTGGAGCAGGCCATTGCCCTGAAGGCAGAGCAGGTGAGGCCAGCTGGGCCCAGAGAGCTACTCCGTGCCCCAGATATCCACCACCAGCGATACTTCACCATGGAGGACAGACCCAAGCACCTGGACATCATCCGCAAGAGCTACTTCAGCAAAG AGAGCAGTAAGCCAGAGAAGAGGGAGATCAAGTGTCCGACCCCGGGGTGTGATGGGACGGGTCACGTGACCGGCCTTTACCCCCACCACCGCAGCCTGTCAGGCTGCCCGCACAAGGACAGGATCCCCCCGGAGA TTCTGGCCATGCATGAGAATGTGCTGAAGTGTCCAACTCCTGGCTGCACCGGTCAGGGCCACGTTAACAGCAACCGCAACACACACCGCAG CCTTTCCGGATGCCCCATTGCTGCTGCAGAGAAGCTGACAAAGGGCCACGATAAGCAGCATCTCTCTCAGCCAGGCAGCGAGCACCTGAAAGGAAGTCCCAACGACAGAGTGTTGAG gcCCATGTGCTTTGTGAAGCAGCTGGAGGTGCCCGCGTACGGCAGCTACAGGCCTAACATGGCACCTGCCACACCTCGCGCCAACCTGGCCAAGGAGCTGGAGAAGTACTCCAAGGTAACCTTCGATTATGCAAGCTTCGACGCGCAAGTGTTCGGGAAGCGCCTGCTTGCTCCAAAGATGCCCACCAGCGAAACCTCACCCAAAGCCTTCAAAA CTAAGCCCTCGTTCCCCAAGTCCTCGTCGCCCAGCCTCAGTCTCCACGGTTACGGAAAGAGCTCCACCTTGGCCTATGACTACTCCCAGGATGCCGAGGCCGCTCACATGGCTGCCACTGCCATCCTCAATCTGTCCACGCGCTGCTGGGAGAAACCTGAGAACCTCAGCACCAAAGCCCAAAACAAG GAAATGGACATTGAGGTGGATGAGAATGGCACCTTGGACCTGAGTATGAAGAAGCCCTTTAAACGAGAGGGCAGTCTGTCCGCCACCAGCCCTGGGGTGCGGTCCCCggacccttcctcctcctccgcctcctcgctGCATCACGGTGGAAGCAGTGGGATGACATCACCGAACCTACACGCCTACAAGCAGGAGGATTGGGAGGGACCTCTGGATTACACCAAACCCAACCGccaaagggaggaggaagtggacgaG ATGGAGCACACTGGCCAGTCATTCGTCTCGTCTGACCCGGAGGACTGCGACATGATGCAGGAATGTCTAGAGGACAGGAAGTACCCGGGTGAGGTCACGACCCCGAGCTTCAAGGTCAAGTTCCAGCCCAAGGATAGCAAGAAAGAGCTTCTCTC GTGCCCGACACCTGGTTGTGATGGCAGTGGCCACATCACTGGAAACTATGCGTCCCATCGCAG tcTGTCTGGGTGTCCTCTCGCTGATAAGAGCCTTCGGTCCCTCATGGCGGCCCACACCCCTGAACTCAA ATGCCCCACTCCAGGTTGTGACGGCTCCGGTCACATCACAGGAAACTACGCCTCCCACAGAag TATCTCTGGGTGCCCGCGTGCCAAGAAAAGTGGAATTAAAACTCCTACCAAGGACAACCAGGAGGACTCCGAGCTTTTAAA GTGCCCCGTGCCGGGCTGCGACAGCCTGGGCCACATTAGCGGGAAGTACGCCACGCACCGCAGCGCCTACGGGTGTCCGCTGGCGGCCCGCAGACAGAAGGAGGGCGTCTTGAATGGCACACCCTTCAACTGGAAGGCCTTCAAGACTGAGGGGCCGACCTGTCCCACCCCAGGCTGTGATGGCTCCGGACATGCTAATGGGAGCTTCCTCACACACCGCAG CCTCTCAGGATGCCCCAGAGCCTTGTTCGCCAAGAAGAAGGCCAAGTTCCCCACAGAGGAATACCTGAGCACCAAGTTCAGAGCTAGTGATG TTTTGGACAACGATGAGGACATCAAGCAACTCAACAAAGAGATTAACGACCTGAATGAGTCCAACAATGAAATGGAGGCTGACATGGTCAACCTGCAGactcag ATCTCCTCCATGGAGAAGAACCTGAAGAGCATCGAGCACGAGAACAAGATGATTGAGGAGCAGAACGAGGCTCTCTTCATGGAGCTGTCTGGTCTTAGCCGCGCCCTGATCCGCAGCCTGGCTAACATACGCCTGCCACACATG GAGCCGCTCACCGAGCAGAACTTCGACAGCTATGTGAGCACCCTGACCGACATGTACACCAACAAGGACTGCTTCCAGAGCCCAGAGAACAAGGCTCTGCTGGAGAGCATCAACAAAGCTGTGAAGGGCATCAAAGTCTGA